CCGCGGTGCGCAAGGGCTCCTACACGGGCCTGCGGCCGGCCGGCGCCGTCACCCTGTCCGGCCCGGAGGGTGCTCTGTTCGGGTTCGCGGTCGCCGGGTAGGGCACGCGCGAAAGGCCCCCGGCCCCGTACGGGGGCCGGGGGCCGTGGCGAAGGGCTCAGGTGAGGACGCGTTCGCCGGCCGGGACGGTGAAGGACGCGGCGGTCCTCGCGGGGGCTCCCCTGCGGCTGATGCGGTCCAGGGTGCGGAAGTCGGCCGTCAGCTCGGAGGAGGTGACGCCGCACATGATGTAGCCGCGGCGTTCGTTGACGAACTTCAGGTGGGGGTTCTCGGTGAGCAGGGCCGCGTCCCTCGCGGGGTCGTGGTAGCCGTCGCCGTCGCTGGAGATCGAGGTGGCGACCAGTTCGACGCCGACGCGCGCCGAGGTGGGGTCGTCGAAGTCCAGGAGCAGGTCCGACGCCGAGCCGACGTGCGCGTCCCCGGTCAGCACGACCGGGTTGGCGGCGCCGGAGGCCGACAGCGCGGCCAGCAGGCGATCGCGTTCGGCGGGGTAGCCGTCCCAGGCGTCGAGGCTGAGCTCGCGGCCGGGGCCGAGGTGGTAGTCGCGCTGGCCGACGATGATCTGCTGCGCGATGAGGTTCCAGCCGGCGGCCGAGTCGCGCAGGCCCTGCTCCAGCCATGCGCGCTGCGCCTCACCGAGCAGGACGCGTTCCTGGCCGAGGCGTTCGTCGCAGCCGGTGCGCATGCCGTCGCCGCAGGGCTGGTCGTCGCGGAACTGGCGGGTGTCGAGCATGTGGAACGTCGCGAGCGGGCCCCAGCTCACGCGGCGGTTGAGCTTGATGCGGGTGCCGCGGGCCACCGAGGAGCGGCGCAGCGGCATGTTCTCGTAGTAGGCCTGGAAACCGGCGGCCTTGCGCGCGTCGAACGCCGGGACGAGGGTGCCGGGGTTGCCGCCGGCCCAGTTGTTCTCGACCTCGTGGTCGTCGAACACCACGAGCCACGGACTGTTCTGGTGGGCCAGTTGCAGGTCCGGGTCGGTCTTGTACTGCGCGTGCCGCACGCGGTAGTCGGCGAGGGTCTGGAGCTTGCCGCCGGCGTGCTGCCGCACGTTGCCCTGCGCGGCGGTGTAGACGCCGCCGGAGTACTCGTAGATATAGTCGCCGAGGTGCACCACCAGGTCGGGTTCCTGCTCGGCCATGCGGCGGTAGGCGGTGTAGTAGCCGTGCTCGTACTGCGCGCACGACACCGCGGCGAACGTGAAGGGGCCGGCGGTGTCCGGCGCCGTCCTGGTACGGCCCACCTGCGACAGGTGACCGTTCGCGCGGAACCGGTAGAAGTACTCGCGGCCGGGTTCCAGCCCTTCGGCCTCGACGTGCACGGTGTGCGCGCTGGCGTGGCGCGCGGTCTCCCGGCCCGACCGCGCCACACGGCGGAACCTCTCGTCCTCGGCGACCTGCCACTCCACGGTGACGTCCCCGAGCGGCATGCCGCCGTGGCCGTCAGGGGTCAGCGGGTCGGGTGCGAGGCGGGTCCACAGCACGAACCCGTCCCGCGCGGGGTCGCCGGAGGCGATCCCGAGTGTGAACGGGTCCGGCGCGGAGCGGGCGGGGCGGACGGCCGGGAGGGGGGTCTGCCGCGCGGCGGACGCGGCGGCGGACGAAGAGAGGACGAGGCCGCCGGCCCCCGTGGCGGCGGCGGCGAGGAACACTCTGCGTGACGGATTCTGCTCCACGCCACCAAGTGCAGACGGTCCGCCTGACCTGCGAGCGAGGTGTCGATGTCGGCCGCGTGAACAGCCGCGGCACAGACGTGCGGGTTACCCACCGTACGTGAATCGTGGTCGAAGGGACGGCGACACCTCGCGGCACGCCAGGCGAAATCGCGTCGGCGCCGGCATGGTCAGTGAACCTTGCTGCGGCCGTACAGATAGCTCGCCCCCATCACGCCGACCACCGCGAGCACGATCTGGATGATGAGCTCGATCCAGTCGATCCCCCGCGTGTCGGCCACGCCGAGCGCGGACGCGATGGCGGTGCCGATGAGCGCGGCGACGATGCCGATCAGGATGGTCAGCCAGATCGGGATCTTCTGCCGGCCCGGGACGAGCAGGCGCGCGAGCGCGCCGATCACCAGTCCGATGATGATGGCACTGATGATTCCGGTGACTTCCATCGCGTCCCCCTCGCCTCCCCCTTTCTCTGGCGTATGCCCGCGAGCAGGGCAAACGAGACAAAGAAGCAGGTCAGCGGTAGGGAATGTCAGCGCGGCGCGAGCACCATCTCCAGGTCGGCGCGCAGCGTGCCGGGGTCACGGAAGTGCAGTGCCGTCATGCCGGCCCGCTCGGCGCCTTCGACGTTGACGAGCCGGTCGTCCACGAAGACCACCTCGCCGGGGTCGCAGCCGAGCTCGGCGGCCACCCGCAGGTAGACGCCGGTGTCGGGTTTCACCAGGCCGAGCCGTGCGCTGTAGAAGCGGGCACGCAAGGTCTCGATCCAGGGGAGCCGCTCGACGCCTCGCGCCACGCACTCAGGCGCGTTGGACAGCAGCGCCAGCGCGTGGCCGGCCGCGGCCAGCTCCGCCATGACGGCCACGCTGCCGGGGTTCTCATGGCTCCAGCTGCGCACGTCCAGCTCCACCAGCCGCTCGGTCTCGGCCTCGGCGGCCTCGCGGCCGAGCACCAGCGACCAGTACCGCCGCGGCGTGAGCGTGCCGCGGTCGAACTCCAGCCGGTGCCGCCAGTAGCCCTCCCAGAACGCCTCGGCATCGGTGCCGGCGGCCTCGGCCAGCCGGACGCGGTCGTCCTCCGGCTGCGCGTGGCACAGGACTTCCCCGTAGTCGAACAGGACCCATTTCATGATCACGATATTATCCGCGCAGGTACGGCTTGAGGTGCTGGTTGAGCGCTCCGCAGCCGAGGTAGTTGCGCACCGTGTGGAAGTCGGCCCAGTCGATGTTGACCCTCAGGTCCTGGTCCACGCCGTCGAACTGGCCGCGCAGTTCACCCGGGATGGCCGCGATGTCGTCCTTGTCGGAGATGTTCACCCAGCGGCGCACCCCCGGCGGCCGGCCACCCCGTCCCTTCACCGGCAGCGGCTGGAGCCGGTCGAACACCACCTGGCGCATGCCGAGCGGGCTGCCGAGCGTCACGAACAGCTCCACCGGCAGATCGGGGTGCGCGCACAACGCCTCGTACGCCACGACGCTGCCGAGGGAGTGCGCGATCAGCACCTTGGGCCGGTGCCGCCGCACCGCGGCCGCCACCACGTCGCGAGCCCGCACCCGCGCCGCGGCCCTGCCGCTCGCGAAGTACGCCGCCACCTCGGGGCAGAAGTTCTCGGCGAACTCCTTGGCGTGCGGCCCGAGCCGCAGCATCAGCCACCCGGCGAACCGGTGGATGAGCCCCGTCAGCGTCTCCCCCGCCACCGACCTCGCACCGCCGAGCTGCTTCATCCAGTCGGCGAGCACGAGCTGGGACGCGGTGTCCATCGTGCGCAGGTCGCGCGGGACCGCCGCCGGGACCTGGTCGCGCAGCAGGTGAGCGTAATAGGCCACCTCGCCGACATAGGAACGGCCGTCGTACGGAGCGCCACCGGTCAGCCCCGCGTGCAGGTAGCGGTCCCACTTGCCCCGCATGATCTCGGCCGCTCCC
The window above is part of the Sphaerisporangium rubeum genome. Proteins encoded here:
- a CDS encoding GlsB/YeaQ/YmgE family stress response membrane protein, yielding MEVTGIISAIIIGLVIGALARLLVPGRQKIPIWLTILIGIVAALIGTAIASALGVADTRGIDWIELIIQIVLAVVGVMGASYLYGRSKVH
- a CDS encoding alkaline phosphatase D family protein; this translates as MEQNPSRRVFLAAAATGAGGLVLSSSAAASAARQTPLPAVRPARSAPDPFTLGIASGDPARDGFVLWTRLAPDPLTPDGHGGMPLGDVTVEWQVAEDERFRRVARSGRETARHASAHTVHVEAEGLEPGREYFYRFRANGHLSQVGRTRTAPDTAGPFTFAAVSCAQYEHGYYTAYRRMAEQEPDLVVHLGDYIYEYSGGVYTAAQGNVRQHAGGKLQTLADYRVRHAQYKTDPDLQLAHQNSPWLVVFDDHEVENNWAGGNPGTLVPAFDARKAAGFQAYYENMPLRRSSVARGTRIKLNRRVSWGPLATFHMLDTRQFRDDQPCGDGMRTGCDERLGQERVLLGEAQRAWLEQGLRDSAAGWNLIAQQIIVGQRDYHLGPGRELSLDAWDGYPAERDRLLAALSASGAANPVVLTGDAHVGSASDLLLDFDDPTSARVGVELVATSISSDGDGYHDPARDAALLTENPHLKFVNERRGYIMCGVTSSELTADFRTLDRISRRGAPARTAASFTVPAGERVLT
- a CDS encoding HAD-IA family hydrolase → MKWVLFDYGEVLCHAQPEDDRVRLAEAAGTDAEAFWEGYWRHRLEFDRGTLTPRRYWSLVLGREAAEAETERLVELDVRSWSHENPGSVAVMAELAAAGHALALLSNAPECVARGVERLPWIETLRARFYSARLGLVKPDTGVYLRVAAELGCDPGEVVFVDDRLVNVEGAERAGMTALHFRDPGTLRADLEMVLAPR